In Microbulbifer sp. THAF38, the sequence CTGACGGTAGCACATTTCTAATGTGAATTTTTCAGTTGGAAAAATCTTTCATCAGTGCTAAACACATGATTCTTTCCCAATGGTTGATAAACGGGGCGTTCTGAATTGCAGGCCGGAAAATAATATCTTTTGCTTCCTCTAGAGGGATGAATGATAAAGCATTAATTTGATCTAAATATATAATCAGCCTTGAGCTTGCCTCCTTTGAGAATCTTAAATCCAAGTTGAAGTCTGTGAAGTGCTTATTCACCCGCTGTTTTTGAGTTTCCGGCCAGTGTTCTGGTGGCTTAACGAAGTACTCTATAACCCCAGGTTCATCATTAATATCTGCTTTGTAGTTTGCAAAAATCCACTGCTCATTAAAATAGCAATCTTCATCCAAGTATGGTTGGAGAACCTGCTCTGATTCATTGGTGGCAAACTCCTGCCCTTTGCCATCCATATTACAATCTCTACATGAGGGGACCAAGTTAAACGGCAGGACAGAAAATTGAGGAAAATGCGTTTTTGGTAGGTAATGGTCTAAATTTCTTGGGCGACCTATACCACCACAAAATGGACATTTTTCATTGGCCGCATTCATTAATGTGTTGTAAATATCACGTCCAGGTTTTTCCCCTTTAACTAAATAATTTTTATATAGATTTAAAAGGTCTGACTTCCTTAGCTGCCCTGTTACAAAAGGGTCATACCCGTTTTGGTTAGGGATCGAAGGTATAGTGTACAGTTCGCCAGTCGATGCTGAAGCGCTATATATCAAAGCGTTATCTTGAAAAAGGTGTGTCGCATTAATTACTTTTTGTCGTAATTCGTTATTGCCGGTGATTCCTTCGAGGCACTTTGCAAGTGCTTGATCTGCAGTGAGTGCAGGTTGTTCGAG encodes:
- a CDS encoding HNH endonuclease, with the translated sequence MIKLEQPALTADQALAKCLEGITGNNELRQKVINATHLFQDNALIYSASASTGELYTIPSIPNQNGYDPFVTGQLRKSDLLNLYKNYLVKGEKPGRDIYNTLMNAANEKCPFCGGIGRPRNLDHYLPKTHFPQFSVLPFNLVPSCRDCNMDGKGQEFATNESEQVLQPYLDEDCYFNEQWIFANYKADINDEPGVIEYFVKPPEHWPETQKQRVNKHFTDFNLDLRFSKEASSRLIIYLDQINALSFIPLEEAKDIIFRPAIQNAPFINHWERIMCLALMKDFSN